One Campylobacter concisus genomic window, TTGCATTTTTAGCTCTTAGCCTTTGTGCGACCTTGGCGTTTGCGGCCGATATGAAGGTCTATAAAAGCCCAACTTGCGGTTGTTGTGGCAACTGGGCCAATGCTATGCAAAAGGCTGGCTTTAGCGAAGAGACCATAAAAGTAGATGACATGGTCAAGGTCAAAAAAGAATTTCACGTGCCACTAGAGCTTTCAAGCTGCCACACAGCTGTCGTTGATGGCTACGTTATCGAGGGTCACGTGCCAGCTGATGAGG contains:
- a CDS encoding DUF411 domain-containing protein, yielding MKKFAFLALSLCATLAFAADMKVYKSPTCGCCGNWANAMQKAGFSEETIKVDDMVKVKKEFHVPLELSSCHTAVVDGYVIEGHVPADEVKRLLELKPKDVVGIAVPGMPMESQGMEQGGKAEQYDVILFKKDGSQEVFATYIGSKKLK